gcttattaaacttgatgaattctctcctcttgactgtagaatagtgtgtaaagcaaagcacaatacattgctatgtgtagaagcaaagatatacgcgatttcacaatgtgttcctagaacagctgtgagcaacttttttacacaatgttaacaacacatttgaagctcaatatttcatgggctgaagcggggaagatagaaaacgtgtgccctgtaaaggcgaagtctgtggcattaacaggaagggagaaaaagtactttctacccatttttaggttcagcggtaaaatggcaagtttctatggaactgcatctcggcttgtgactgtggttttcccggtcacacaaaaatgctgaaattcgacttatacagtgtttttgcttattaaacttgatgaattctctcctcttgactgtagaatagtgtgtaaagcaaagcacaatacattgctatgtgtagaagcaaagatatacgcgatttcacaatgtgttcctagaacagctgtgagcaacttttttacaccacgttaacaacacatttgaagctcaatatttcatgggctgaagcggggaagatagaaaacgtgtgccctgtaaaggcgaagtctgtggcattaacaggaagggagaaaaagtactttctacccatttttaggttcagcggtaaaatggcaagtttctatggaactgcatctcggcttgtgactgtggttttcccggtcacacaaaaatgctgaaattcgacttatacagtgtttttgcttattaaacttgatgaattctctcctcttgactgtagaatagtgtgtaaagcaaagcacaatacattcctatgtgtagaagcaaagatatacgcgatttcacaatgtgttcccaaaacagctgtgagcaacttttttacacaacgttaacaacacatttgaagctcaatatttcatgggctgaagcggggaagatagaaaacgtgtgccctgtaaaggcgaagtctgtggcattaacaggaagggagaaaaagtactttctacccatttttaggttcagcggtaaaatggcaagtttctatggaactgcatctcgtcttgtgactgtggttttcccggtcacacaaaaatgctgaaattcgacttatacagtgtttttgcttattaaacttgatgaattctcatctcttgactgtagaatagtgtgtaaagcaaagcacaatacattcctatgtgtagaagcaaagatatacgcgatttcacaatgtgttcctagaacagctgtgagcaacttttttacaccacgttaacaacacatttgaagctcaatatttcatgggctgaagcggggaagatagaaaacgtgtgccctgtaaaggcgaagtctgtggcattaacaggaagggagaaaaagtactttctacccatttttaggttcagcggtaaaatggcaagtttctatggaactgcatctcggcttgtgactgtggttttcccggtcacacaaaaatgctgaaattcgacttatacagtgtttttgcttattaaacttgatgaattctctcctcttgactgtagaatagtgtgtaaagcaaagcacaatacattgctatgtgtagaagcaaagatatacgcgatttcacaatgtgttcctagaacagctgtgagcaacttttttacacaatgttaacaacacatttgaagctcaatatttcatgggctgaagcggggaagatagaaaacgtgtgccctgtaaaggcgaagtctgtggcattaacaggaagggagaaaaagtactttctacccatttttaggttcagcggtaaaatggcaagtttctatggaactgcatctcggcttgtgactgtggttttcccggtcacacaaaaatgctgaaattcgacttatacagtgtttttgcttattaaacttgatgaattctctcctcttgactgtagaatagtgtgtaaagcaaagcacaatacattgctatgtgtagaagcaaagatatacgcgatttcacaatgtgttcctagaacagctgtgagcaacttttttacaccacgttaacaacacatttgaagctcaatatttcatgggctgaagcggggaagatagaaaacgtgtgccctgtaaaggcgaagtctgtggcattaacaggaagggagaaaaagtactttctacccatttttaggttcagcggtaaaatggcaagtttctatggaactgcatctcggcttgtgactgtggttttcccggtcacacaaaaatgctgaaattcgacttatacagtgtttttgcttattaaacttgatgaattctctcctcttgactgtagaatagtgtgtaaagcaaagcacaatacattcctatgtgtagaagaaaagatatacgcgatttcacaatgtgttcctagaacagctgtgagcaacttttttacacaaagttaacaacacatttgaagctcaatatttcatgggctgaagcggggaagatagaaaacgtgtgccctgtaaaggcgaagtctgtggcattaacaggaagggagaaaaagtactttctacccatttttaggttcagcggtaaaatggcaagtttctatggaactgcatctcgtcttgtgactgtggttttcccggtcacacaaaaatgctgaaattcgacttatacagtgtttttgcttattaaacttgatgaattctctcctcttgactgtagaatagtgtgtaaagcaaagcacaatacattcctatgtgttgaagcaaagatatacgcgatttcacaatgtgttcctagaacagctgtgagcaacttttttacacaatgttaacaacacatttgaagctcaatatttcatgggctgaagcggggaagatagaaaacgtgtgccctgtaaaggcgaagtctgtggcattaacaggaagggagaaaaagtactttctacccatttttaggttcagcggtaaaatggcaagtttctatggaactgcatctcggcttgtgactgtggttttcccggtcacacaaaaatgctgaaattcgacttatacagtgtttttgcttattaaacttgatgaattctctcctcttgactgtagaatagtgtgtaaagcaaagcacaatacattcctatgtgtagaagcaaagatatacgcgatttcacaatgtgttcccaaaacagctgtgagcaacttttttacacaacgttaacaacacatttgaagctcaatatttcatgggctgaagcggggaagatagaaaacgtgtgccctgtaaaggcgaagtctgtggcattaacaggaagggagaaaaagtactttctacccatttttaggttcagcggtaaaatggcaagtttctatggaactgcatctcggcttgtgactgtggttttcccggtcacacaaaaatgctgaaattcgacttatacagtgtttttgcttattaaacttgataaattctctcctcttgactgtagaatagtgtgtaaagcaaagcacaatacattcctatgtgtagaagcaaagatatacgcgatttcacaatgtgttcctagaacagctgtgagcaacttttttacaccacgttaacaacacatttgaagctcaatatttcatgggctgaagcggggaagatagaaaacgtgtgccctgtaccgacttcaaattcctctcgccccccgatccctcctgatactcaaaggggatcctgaatccttccttaaacccctctcgtaataagctagctgcccgtctattggggtatttttccagccaaggcgccattgcctctgctgaaactggcgttcccgccttcctgaacagcctgctgtcctgctcccttgAAACCCTTACTATCTTTCTTAAAGCACTTTGATTTGGGATGCTGACCCCCGCACCCAGCGCAAGTATGTTGGAATCTACATACAATTCTCAAAATTGCATCTTGACTCGTTGTAACGCCAACATACCCCCGACTGCTTCCCACCTGCACGCCCTCTCCCTGATGTGCGCACCTGAAAATGCTCCCGCCAGACCCCTTTGAGGCTATTTGACCCACGAAAGGACGACCCCCCGTGTTTCTGAAACGCTTTTCTAATCGTATCCTGATACTTAAAAAGCGCCGAGCATAAATGCGGATCCTTTTCCCCCGCAACGCCCGCCAAAATCCCAAATGCCTGCGACCAATTACTGAACTTGCGAGGAAAAAGACGCTTTTCCACATCCTCCTTTTtagcctccccctttttttttccggATTTAGCTACCGCTTCATTGTAACCCGGAAGCAATGACAAAATCTCAACGTAATCACCCGCCCAAATCTTTTCCTTTACTTCCTTTGACAAATGCACGCCTAAGGAACGTGATATGGTCGTACATGAGTCCCCATAGGCCGCATCCGGCAGCCTTTTTGAACCTGCCAATGGCCTTCCGAGCCCTGTCCCCTGCCCAGCACCTGAATTCACCACCGGATGCTCACCTAACAAACTAACAACTGTCGTTAAATCAGCTCCTTGTCCCGCCACCTGCACCGGCAATGCTGTGGCCGATGCCAACGCATCTTGAATAACTTTCGGCACTGTGCTAAGGGTACAACCTGCTGTACTCTCCCCACCCAAAGACACCTGAGCCAACTCTCCACCCACTGTTCCACGGTTGCTCCCCCCATCAAGCACTGAATCTGACCCCCCCTGCCGCTCACTTGACTTGCATGCCTCCACTGCTTGCTTAGTGGATAATAACGTTGTCATCGGCAATAAAGCTAACTGAACGCCCTTAACCACCGCACTAATCATTCTTGCCTCGGCATCGCCCGCTAACCCCAACTCCAACACCTGTGGCCCAGGGGAGCTAACAATGCCCGGCAAGGTAACGCCCTTATTTCCCAAACAAGCAACTCTTTTTCGCTTACCCTTCGATGCCCCAGTCCCCGGCGGTGTTttgaaccgcctgtcgggacctgcCCCAAGACCCTTGTCCTCTAAGCCTCTGACAGCAAGCTCAACCCGAGGCCCGGACCGCTTGCGAGCCGTGGACGACGTACCAGCGCCACGAAGCGAGGTCGACCGCGTCCCGGCCGTTCCAGATTTACCTGTAAATGAGGAAGCAAATATTAAACCCCCAATTAAGCTAACCTTTATTCCTGAATAaacgcttattttttttttttttttaaaaggaccaATCCTTTACCTACGTTCTCTTCTAGGCTGGGACCAAACCCCCcaacctctatttttttttttttaattttattaccaACTATCCTTTTCCAGCTTTCCTTTCACCAGTAACCGGCTATGGCGAGCATGTCGGCCCTCTCCCaaaatcccccccttttttttttttttaggggagaaATGGAATACTTAGCCACCTACTGCTCGCCTCCatccatgctttttttttttttttttttatataaggttGGAaaccatgtcccacccctgtttttccagggacccatgtcccacccttgttttttttttttatttattttttttttctcagggacccatgtcccacccttgttttttccagggacccatgtcccacccttgctttttccagggacccatgtcccacaccggtttttgtggggacccatgtccaacacttgtttttgtggggacccatgtcccacacctgtttttgtggagacccatgtcccacccctgttttttccaggggcccatgtcccacacctgtttttgtggggacccatgtccaacacttgttttttgtggggacccatgtcgcacacctgtttttgtggagacccatgtcccacccctgtttttccagggacccaatgtcccacacctgttcatGTGGGAACCCATCTCCCAGGCTCCTCCCAAAAGTCACCCAGCCTTCAACCAAATAGGCTGTGATTTCCAAAAACTCCGCCATGACATACCCTTCTGCACCACCAACGCTTCCCGTGCTCCGTAACTAGGACCC
The sequence above is a segment of the Ascaphus truei isolate aAscTru1 unplaced genomic scaffold, aAscTru1.hap1 HAP1_SCAFFOLD_1543, whole genome shotgun sequence genome. Coding sequences within it:
- the LOC142476288 gene encoding uncharacterized protein LOC142476288; protein product: MSFQVSTMQLLAEAHNHEEGWFQKQMCALVLKAGSDQGSLGSRGNARGQGGSHATCAEAWPSSSDEGGPSYGAREALVVQKGKSGTAGTRSTSLRGAGTSSTARKRSGPRVELAVRGLEDKGLGAGPDRRFKTPPGTGASKGKRKRVACLGNKGVTLPGIVSSPGPQVLELGLAGDAEARMISAVVKGVQLALLPMTTLLSTKQAVEACKSSERQGGSDSVLDGGSNRGTVGGELAQVSLGGESTAGCTLSTVPKVIQDALASATALPVQVAGQGADLTTVVSLLGEHPVVNSGAGQGTGLGRPLAGSKRLPDAAYGDSCTTISRSLGVHLSKEVKEKIWAGDYVEILSLLPGYNEAVAKSGKKKGEAKKEDVEKRLFPRKFSNWSQAFGILAGVAGEKDPHLCSALFKYQDTIRKAFQKHGGSSFRGSNSLKGVWREHFQVRTSGRGRAGGKQSGVCWRYNESRCNFENCM